One part of the Eulemur rufifrons isolate Redbay chromosome 16, OSU_ERuf_1, whole genome shotgun sequence genome encodes these proteins:
- the CREBL2 gene encoding cAMP-responsive element-binding protein-like 2 yields the protein MDDSKVVGGKVKKPGKRGRKPAKIDLKAKLERSRQSARECRARKKLRYQYLEELVSSRERAICALREELEMYKQWCMAMDQGKIPSEIKALLTGEEQSKSQQNSSRHTKAGKTDANSNSW from the exons ATGGATGACAGTAAG GTGGTTGGAGGCAAAGTAAAGAAGCCCGGTAAGCGTGGTCGGAAGCCAGCCAAAATTGACTTGAAAGCAAAACTTGAGAGGAGCCGGCAGAGTGCAAGAGAATGCCGGGCCAGAAAAAAGCTGAGATATCAGTATTTGGAAGAGTTGGTATCCAGTCGAGAAAGAGCTATATGTGCCCTCAGAGAGGAACTGGAAATG TACAAGCAGTGGTGTATGGCAATGGACCAAGGAAAAATCCCTTCTGAAATAAAGGCCTTACTCACTGGAGAAGAGCAGAGCAAATCTCAGCAGAACTCAAGCAGGCATACCAAGGCTGGGAAGACAGACGCTAATAGCAATTCCT GGTGA